Proteins encoded together in one Thermoplasmata archaeon window:
- a CDS encoding substrate-binding domain-containing protein produces MAATTPVWIVVVIVVAAAVGGIGFYAGYEYRGSPAATGTVANNTLSIGAAGTLTITFPELASALVNETPGISAPLAAQDYEGSLDVTSGITSQSLRVDVAALADFRLAPQLLYPTYANYEVVFAQTQEVLIYNASLPAYAGIDSANWAEKLATETANGGSARLGIWNASTDPNGYNEIFSLMLQGQYYGSGISDYYSDFYSGAPGSYATPNPSTTILEHESHAASLIETGVVSAVITYKAVAIQNHLPYVLLDPIVGLGSNNSTALTAYAGLPGTQILSSSGALATVHPAPILFAATVPLNAQNAALGLLFLHLLLSPQGSAILAQGGAWTPIFPGWTDQPSKVPGLLAPDVTGLPAWATPFLT; encoded by the coding sequence CGGCTCGCCGGCCGCGACCGGCACCGTCGCCAACAACACCCTGTCGATCGGCGCCGCCGGGACTCTGACCATCACCTTCCCGGAGCTCGCGAGCGCTCTCGTCAACGAGACGCCCGGCATCTCGGCGCCGCTCGCGGCCCAGGATTACGAGGGCTCGCTGGACGTGACCTCCGGCATCACGTCGCAATCGCTGCGAGTCGATGTCGCAGCGCTCGCGGACTTCCGCCTCGCGCCCCAGCTCCTCTACCCCACCTACGCGAACTACGAGGTCGTCTTCGCGCAGACCCAGGAGGTCCTGATCTACAACGCGAGCCTCCCCGCCTACGCGGGGATCGACTCGGCGAACTGGGCAGAGAAGCTCGCGACCGAGACCGCGAACGGCGGCTCCGCCCGGCTGGGCATCTGGAACGCGTCGACCGACCCGAACGGCTACAACGAGATCTTCAGCCTGATGCTGCAGGGCCAGTACTACGGCTCGGGGATCTCCGACTACTACAGCGACTTCTACAGCGGCGCGCCGGGCAGCTACGCCACCCCGAACCCGAGCACCACCATCCTCGAGCACGAGTCGCACGCGGCCAGCCTGATCGAGACCGGCGTCGTCTCGGCGGTGATCACCTACAAGGCGGTCGCGATCCAGAACCACCTGCCGTACGTCCTGCTCGACCCGATCGTAGGGCTCGGATCGAACAACTCGACGGCGCTCACGGCCTACGCCGGGCTGCCGGGAACGCAGATCCTCTCCTCCTCGGGCGCGCTGGCGACCGTGCATCCCGCGCCGATCCTCTTCGCGGCCACGGTGCCGCTGAACGCCCAGAACGCGGCGCTCGGCCTGTTGTTCCTCCACCTGCTGCTGTCCCCGCAAGGGAGCGCGATCCTCGCCCAGGGCGGGGCCTGGACCCCGATCTTCCCCGGGTGGACCGACCAGCCCAGCAAAGTGCCGGGACTCCTTGCCCCTGACGTCACGGGGCTACCGGCGTGGGCGACACCGTTCCTCACCTGA
- a CDS encoding ABC transporter permease: MRSPLRAGRPWLALQIVLGGSLLLLFLLPIYALFAWAGPTRILAAATNPAVGAAIWLTLFASGIAVLAAVVFAVPLGYLLARRRFRGRSVVESVVALPVVVPHLLVGLGLFFLVIPGSPLFRFTNAIGFPIYDTIWGVVLVMVFVSAPYTVLAADLAFRAIDPRVLEAARSLGAGPANAFLTVSFPLALRGIVAGLLLTWARAVSEIGGILILAYTVYPGGPYTGPVTSTLSVLVYNLFQSGDLGDAAATSSLFLLIAFAIFLVIRIGERSGWVPWRRGELLP; the protein is encoded by the coding sequence GTGCGATCTCCGCTGCGCGCGGGCCGCCCGTGGCTCGCGCTGCAGATCGTTCTCGGCGGCTCGCTGCTCCTGCTCTTTCTACTCCCCATCTACGCCCTGTTCGCCTGGGCGGGGCCGACCCGCATCCTGGCCGCTGCGACGAACCCGGCGGTCGGGGCCGCGATCTGGCTCACGCTCTTCGCCTCGGGGATCGCCGTTCTCGCAGCGGTGGTGTTCGCCGTCCCGCTCGGCTACCTGCTCGCGCGACGCCGCTTCCGAGGCCGCAGCGTCGTCGAGTCCGTCGTCGCGCTGCCCGTCGTCGTGCCCCACCTGCTGGTCGGGCTCGGGCTGTTCTTCCTCGTGATCCCGGGCTCGCCGCTGTTCCGCTTCACGAACGCGATCGGCTTTCCCATCTACGACACGATCTGGGGCGTCGTGCTGGTGATGGTGTTCGTCAGCGCGCCGTACACGGTGCTCGCCGCGGATCTGGCGTTCCGCGCGATCGATCCGCGCGTCCTCGAGGCGGCCCGCTCTCTCGGCGCCGGACCGGCGAACGCGTTCCTGACCGTCTCCTTCCCGCTCGCGCTGCGCGGGATCGTCGCGGGTCTCCTGCTCACCTGGGCCCGGGCGGTCAGCGAGATCGGCGGTATCCTGATCCTCGCCTACACCGTCTACCCCGGCGGCCCGTACACGGGCCCCGTGACGAGCACGCTCAGCGTGCTCGTCTACAATCTCTTCCAGTCCGGCGACCTCGGGGACGCGGCCGCGACGAGCTCGCTGTTCCTCCTCATCGCCTTCGCCATCTTCCTCGTGATCCGCATCGGCGAGCGCTCGGGCTGGGTCCCGTGGCGGCGCGGGGAGCTGTTGCCGTGA
- a CDS encoding ABC transporter ATP-binding protein, whose translation MTAWEVAGLAARLESFALGPVDLTLRPGRAVALLGTSGAGKTTLLRTLAGFVPPSAGRIRRDGADITGSPPEARRLGYVPQGLGLLPHRTVERNVSYPLELRGDVEAVRHVRPLLERFGIAPLARRRPAQLSGGEAERVALARALAADPELVLWDEPWQGLDVAAQHDLGLVFTELREAAQVPVVVVTHDPALAFSVADQFLVLHQGRVRFWGAPAKLLAAPFDGFTARFVGYENVLEPAALAGGAPGSLTAWLRERAGPDGVAFGRPLLTPGEGAAGGWEAVVRAARPTPEGIAISARVDTLTLALRIPAPVTASIPAAGHRVRFDLDAADLRPLGLAARGGSPETGA comes from the coding sequence GTGACGGCCTGGGAGGTCGCGGGGCTCGCGGCCCGTCTCGAGTCGTTCGCGCTCGGACCGGTCGACCTCACGCTGCGTCCCGGCCGTGCGGTGGCCCTGCTGGGGACCTCCGGCGCCGGCAAGACGACGCTCCTGCGGACCCTCGCGGGCTTCGTGCCGCCCAGCGCCGGCCGCATCCGGCGGGACGGCGCGGACATCACGGGCTCCCCTCCCGAGGCCCGCCGGCTCGGCTACGTCCCGCAGGGGCTCGGGCTGCTGCCGCACCGCACCGTCGAGCGGAACGTCAGCTACCCGCTCGAGCTGCGCGGGGACGTCGAGGCGGTGCGCCATGTCCGACCGCTCCTCGAGCGCTTCGGCATCGCCCCGCTCGCGCGCCGGCGGCCGGCGCAGCTCAGCGGCGGAGAGGCCGAGCGCGTCGCGCTCGCGCGCGCGCTGGCCGCGGATCCCGAGCTCGTGCTCTGGGACGAGCCGTGGCAGGGCCTCGACGTCGCGGCCCAGCACGATCTCGGTCTCGTCTTCACGGAGCTGCGCGAGGCGGCCCAGGTCCCGGTCGTCGTCGTCACCCACGACCCGGCGCTCGCCTTTTCCGTCGCCGACCAGTTCCTCGTGCTGCACCAGGGCCGGGTCCGGTTCTGGGGAGCGCCGGCCAAGCTCCTCGCGGCCCCGTTCGACGGGTTCACGGCCCGCTTCGTCGGCTACGAGAACGTCCTCGAGCCCGCCGCGCTCGCCGGCGGCGCACCCGGCTCGTTGACGGCGTGGCTGCGCGAGCGCGCGGGACCGGACGGAGTCGCCTTCGGCCGACCGCTCCTGACCCCGGGCGAGGGGGCCGCGGGGGGCTGGGAGGCGGTCGTGCGCGCCGCCCGCCCGACACCGGAAGGGATCGCGATCTCGGCCCGCGTCGATACCCTCACGCTCGCCCTTCGGATCCCGGCGCCGGTGACGGCTTCCATCCCCGCCGCCGGCCACCGGGTGCGCTTCGATCTGGACGCGGCGGACCTCCGCCCGCTGGGCCTTGCCGCTCGCGGCGGGTCGCCGGAGACCGGTGCATGA
- a CDS encoding TOBE domain-containing protein has product MSRPSRVSSTDIALLRSIGEERSVVAASHRVGVSRDLAVYRLERLARAFGGPVARGRRGGPEHGRTTLTPLGERIARGGFEVVELLDARPTGSLARPNLLAGTYRAGPPPEVTIGPALTLKVAFRAAEGERIRVALDPEAIVVARRRFPSSARNVVAARIVSIGPAAGASGRTLAVRLGGTRVRVALTGETVRELALSAGVRVYLYIKATALRRVGPPETGRRAPARRP; this is encoded by the coding sequence ATGAGCCGCCCGAGCCGGGTCAGCAGCACGGACATCGCGCTCCTGCGCTCGATCGGCGAGGAGCGCTCGGTGGTCGCCGCGAGCCATCGCGTCGGCGTCTCACGCGATCTCGCGGTCTATCGCCTCGAGCGCCTCGCCCGCGCCTTCGGGGGTCCCGTCGCGCGCGGCCGGCGCGGGGGTCCGGAGCACGGCCGCACGACCCTCACTCCGCTCGGCGAGCGCATCGCGCGGGGTGGGTTCGAGGTGGTCGAGCTCCTCGACGCACGACCGACCGGCTCGCTCGCCCGGCCCAACCTGCTCGCGGGGACCTACCGCGCCGGCCCGCCGCCCGAGGTGACCATCGGCCCGGCACTGACCCTGAAGGTCGCCTTCCGGGCCGCGGAGGGCGAGCGTATCCGGGTCGCGCTCGACCCGGAAGCGATCGTCGTCGCCCGACGTCGCTTCCCGTCGAGCGCGCGCAACGTGGTGGCAGCGCGGATCGTGTCGATCGGCCCCGCGGCCGGTGCTTCCGGCCGGACGCTCGCCGTGCGCCTCGGCGGAACCCGGGTCCGGGTCGCCCTCACGGGCGAGACGGTCCGAGAGCTCGCGCTCTCGGCGGGCGTCCGGGTCTACCTGTACATCAAGGCGACCGCGCTGCGGCGGGTCGGCCCGCCGGAGACCGGGCGGCGCGCGCCCGCTCGTCGACCATGA
- a CDS encoding GNAT family N-acetyltransferase, translating to MTSEELERYLARSIPAYAADHVRDGQWSEGEALERSREEHRRRLPIGIATPNHFLYTIHDAHGGRVGELWYHLRTETGRPQVFVFWIGIDAAHRRRGYGSEALGLVEAAVRQRGADRIALHVFGVNVAAQALYARLGYAPTNVLLAKRLDAPGVAATRGSPRP from the coding sequence ATGACGTCCGAGGAGCTCGAGCGCTACCTGGCGCGTTCGATCCCCGCCTACGCGGCGGACCACGTCCGGGATGGTCAATGGAGCGAGGGGGAGGCGCTCGAGCGCTCGCGCGAGGAGCACCGGCGCCGGTTGCCGATCGGCATCGCCACGCCGAACCACTTCCTCTACACGATCCACGACGCGCACGGCGGGCGCGTCGGGGAGCTGTGGTACCATCTGAGGACCGAGACCGGGCGGCCGCAGGTGTTCGTCTTCTGGATCGGGATCGACGCGGCCCACCGGCGCCGCGGCTACGGCTCCGAGGCGCTCGGGCTCGTCGAGGCGGCGGTGCGGCAGCGGGGCGCCGACCGCATCGCGCTCCACGTCTTCGGCGTCAACGTCGCCGCGCAGGCGCTCTACGCCCGGCTCGGCTACGCGCCGACGAACGTGCTCTTGGCCAAGCGGCTCGACGCGCCGGGCGTCGCCGCTACTCGCGGATCCCCTCGCCCGTGA
- the radA gene encoding DNA repair and recombination protein RadA, producing the protein MPEPRAEVALEDLPGIGTTTAEKLREAGYTDLMELAVASPGDVAEAAEIGTAIAQKIIGEARRKADVGQFESGTTLLERRKKLGRVTTGAKALDELLGGGVETQAITEFSGEFGSGKTQLAHQIAVNVQLPADQGGLGGEAVYIDTESTFRPERIVDMAKGSGVDPGAALERIHVARAFNSNHQMLLVQKAQELARERPIRLLVVDSLTAHFRSEYVGRAELAPRQQLLNRHLHELLRFADTYNASIVVTNQVSARPDILFGDPTRPIGGNIVAHAATYRVYLRKSKPPRRIARLIDSPNLPEGEAVFSLTGEGIRE; encoded by the coding sequence CTGCCCGAGCCGAGGGCGGAGGTCGCGCTCGAAGACCTTCCGGGCATCGGAACGACGACCGCCGAGAAGCTGCGCGAGGCCGGCTACACGGACCTGATGGAGCTCGCGGTCGCCTCGCCGGGCGACGTCGCCGAAGCGGCCGAGATCGGCACGGCGATCGCGCAGAAGATCATCGGCGAGGCCCGCCGCAAGGCGGACGTCGGCCAGTTCGAGAGCGGGACGACCCTGCTCGAGCGCCGCAAGAAGCTCGGCCGGGTCACGACCGGCGCGAAGGCGCTCGACGAGCTGCTCGGCGGCGGTGTCGAGACACAGGCGATCACCGAGTTCTCCGGCGAGTTCGGCAGCGGGAAGACCCAGCTCGCGCACCAGATCGCGGTCAACGTCCAGCTGCCCGCCGACCAGGGCGGCCTGGGCGGCGAGGCGGTCTACATCGACACGGAGAGCACCTTCCGCCCCGAGCGCATCGTCGATATGGCCAAAGGCAGCGGCGTCGACCCCGGTGCCGCGCTCGAGCGCATCCACGTCGCCCGGGCGTTCAACTCGAACCACCAGATGCTCCTGGTGCAGAAGGCGCAGGAGCTCGCGCGCGAGCGGCCGATACGGCTGCTGGTCGTCGACTCGTTGACGGCGCACTTCCGCAGCGAGTACGTCGGTCGCGCGGAGCTCGCGCCCCGCCAGCAGCTGCTGAACCGCCATCTCCACGAGCTCCTGCGCTTCGCGGATACCTACAACGCGTCGATCGTCGTCACGAACCAGGTCTCGGCCCGCCCCGACATCCTGTTCGGCGACCCGACCCGCCCGATCGGCGGGAACATCGTCGCCCACGCGGCGACCTACCGGGTCTACCTGCGCAAGTCGAAGCCGCCGCGGCGGATCGCGCGCCTGATCGACTCCCCGAACCTGCCCGAGGGCGAGGCGGTCTTCTCGCTCACGGGCGAGGGGATCCGCGAGTAG
- a CDS encoding phosphoribosylaminoimidazolesuccinocarboxamide synthase, producing MPKSPAAATLAAPKFLRRGKVKEVYEISPTELEFRFTNDISVFDKHVPSEIPHKGETLARTAAHWFGLCDRLGVRHHFLGLAGPTAMRVRRVRVVPEPATLGPRPTRYLVPLELIVRYYLAGSMWDRVKSGAVSPKDLGFASDASLEYGVRLPEPHFEVTTKLEPIDRLLPIPEALALAAIDRRQLDEIRETILKIDAAMQREIGPRGLLHVDGKKEFGIDESGALMVVDTFGTADEDRFWDKDAYDRGRQVDFSKEFVRQHYRSTGYYDALSKARAAHAAEPPIPPLPPLLVDEVSRLYTTVFQRLTGEPFSAGAR from the coding sequence ATGCCCAAATCCCCGGCGGCCGCGACGCTCGCCGCGCCGAAGTTCCTGCGTCGCGGCAAGGTGAAGGAGGTCTACGAGATCTCGCCGACCGAGCTCGAGTTCCGGTTCACGAACGACATCTCGGTGTTCGATAAGCACGTCCCGAGCGAGATCCCGCACAAGGGCGAGACCCTCGCGCGCACCGCGGCCCACTGGTTCGGCCTCTGCGACCGCCTCGGCGTGCGCCACCACTTCCTGGGCCTCGCCGGGCCCACCGCCATGCGGGTGCGGCGGGTCCGGGTAGTGCCGGAGCCGGCGACCCTCGGCCCGCGCCCGACCCGCTACCTGGTGCCGCTCGAGCTGATCGTCCGCTACTACCTCGCCGGTTCGATGTGGGACCGGGTCAAGTCCGGTGCCGTGAGCCCGAAGGACCTCGGCTTCGCGAGCGACGCGAGCCTCGAGTACGGGGTCCGTCTCCCCGAGCCGCACTTCGAGGTCACGACCAAGCTCGAGCCGATCGACCGATTGCTTCCGATCCCCGAGGCGCTGGCGCTCGCGGCGATCGACCGCCGCCAGCTCGACGAGATCCGGGAGACGATCCTCAAGATCGACGCGGCGATGCAGCGGGAGATCGGGCCCCGGGGTCTCCTGCACGTCGACGGGAAGAAGGAGTTCGGGATCGACGAGTCGGGCGCGTTGATGGTCGTCGACACGTTCGGCACCGCCGACGAGGACCGCTTCTGGGACAAGGACGCCTACGATCGGGGCCGGCAGGTCGACTTCTCCAAGGAGTTCGTCCGCCAGCACTACCGCAGCACGGGCTACTACGACGCCCTCTCGAAGGCCCGCGCGGCCCACGCCGCCGAGCCGCCGATCCCCCCGCTCCCGCCGCTGCTCGTCGACGAGGTCAGCCGCCTGTACACGACCGTCTTCCAGCGCCTCACCGGGGAGCCGTTCAGCGCGGGCGCGCGGTAG
- a CDS encoding isocitrate lyase/phosphoenolpyruvate mutase family protein encodes MTDLAEKAEAFRRLHLGSRPFVLPNAWDVPSARIFEDAGFPAVATSSAGVMVSRGYPDGERMPRRELLDVVGRIARALRVPLSADLVSGYGRGPRAVARTVRQAVTSGAIGINLEDLTPTHDGLLRVPAQVRKIRAIRELAGEIGVPIVINARTDALRHAPGEPAAQLREAIRRASAYRDAGADCVYPMGLTDAASIETFVGAVGGPVNVMVRRGLPSLAELERLGVKRVSFGPSASYAALGLLKRVSADVLERASFDSLLEGAISFDELNRLALPRSAPASPPS; translated from the coding sequence ATGACCGACCTCGCGGAGAAGGCCGAGGCGTTCCGGCGGCTCCACCTCGGGAGCCGACCGTTCGTGCTGCCGAACGCCTGGGACGTCCCGAGCGCCCGGATCTTCGAGGACGCGGGATTTCCGGCGGTCGCGACCTCGAGCGCCGGCGTCATGGTCTCGCGGGGGTACCCCGACGGCGAGCGGATGCCCAGGCGCGAGCTGCTCGACGTGGTCGGGCGGATCGCGCGCGCCCTCCGAGTCCCGCTGAGCGCCGACCTGGTCTCGGGCTACGGTCGGGGCCCGCGCGCGGTCGCGCGGACGGTCCGTCAGGCCGTCACCTCCGGTGCGATCGGGATCAACCTCGAGGACCTAACCCCGACGCACGACGGCCTCCTGCGCGTCCCGGCCCAGGTCCGCAAGATCCGGGCGATCCGGGAGCTCGCCGGCGAGATCGGGGTGCCGATCGTGATCAACGCGCGCACCGACGCGCTCCGTCATGCGCCGGGCGAACCGGCGGCCCAGCTGCGGGAGGCGATCCGGCGCGCGAGCGCGTATCGGGACGCGGGCGCGGACTGCGTCTACCCCATGGGGCTCACGGATGCCGCGTCGATCGAGACGTTCGTGGGCGCGGTCGGCGGGCCGGTGAACGTGATGGTCCGCCGGGGGCTCCCGAGCCTCGCCGAGCTCGAGCGCCTCGGGGTGAAGCGGGTGAGCTTCGGCCCGAGCGCCTCCTACGCGGCCCTGGGTCTGCTCAAGCGAGTGAGCGCCGACGTGCTCGAGCGCGCGAGCTTCGACTCGCTCCTCGAGGGCGCGATCTCGTTCGACGAGCTCAACCGCCTCGCGCTCCCGCGCTCCGCCCCGGCGTCGCCCCCGAGCTAG
- a CDS encoding GNAT family N-acetyltransferase: MSASADAGPSETPAIPIHLRPARAADIPAIVPLLLRLKRLNEEFDPLLKVREDAEAQASQLLLSQLDDPRSILLAAEGVGADKDKVVGFVRAQVRERPFYTPEHEGVITDIYLLPLYRRRGVGEYLLREISSALKAKGAGVVVAEFPAQNEIAIRFYAKRGFRPIQLLHARQL; encoded by the coding sequence GTGAGCGCGAGCGCCGACGCCGGTCCGTCGGAGACCCCCGCGATCCCGATCCACCTGCGTCCGGCGCGGGCCGCCGACATCCCGGCGATCGTCCCGCTGCTCCTGCGGCTCAAACGCCTGAACGAGGAGTTCGACCCGCTCCTCAAGGTGCGGGAGGACGCGGAGGCGCAGGCGAGCCAGCTCCTGCTCTCGCAGCTGGACGATCCCCGGTCGATCCTGCTCGCGGCCGAGGGCGTCGGGGCGGACAAGGACAAGGTCGTCGGCTTCGTGCGGGCCCAGGTCCGGGAGCGGCCGTTCTACACGCCGGAGCACGAGGGCGTCATCACCGACATCTACCTGTTGCCGCTCTACCGCCGCCGCGGGGTCGGCGAGTACCTCCTGCGCGAGATCTCGAGCGCGCTCAAGGCGAAGGGCGCCGGTGTGGTGGTCGCCGAGTTCCCCGCCCAGAACGAGATCGCGATCCGCTTCTACGCCAAGCGCGGCTTCCGGCCGATCCAGCTGCTGCACGCGCGCCAGCTCTGA
- a CDS encoding NADP-dependent malic enzyme: MAESTAAPVDDGRAGRRSARPRRTADAEGKTDALGRRAVALSRFYQGKVETVPKVPVRSLHDFALWYTPGVAEVSRTIRDDPDQSFELTGRWNTIAIVTDGSRVLGLGDIGPAAALPVMEGKALLFKWLGGVDAVPLPIRAGAPEEFVATVERIAPAFGGINLEDIASPKCFGILEALQERLPIPVWHDDQLGTAAATIAGLLNALELTHRSIRSVRTVLLGAGAANLATARLLLALGHDPHRLTLVDHKGVLYAEREDVDELMVRNPWKYRLALRTNGGGRTGDLSDALAEADVLLAASTPDPNTVRPEHLRRMAREPIVFALANPVPEIWPETATAAGAAIVATGRSDFPNQVNNSLIFPAVFRGVLDARARAIPDEIVLAAAKELARRARERGLSASHLLPTMEETDVFPHVAAAVGDAAVALGIAGRRRSHEEFLERAHAIMGRSSRLVRALARARLTPAMPSVGALGGGRR, translated from the coding sequence ATGGCCGAGAGCACCGCGGCCCCGGTCGACGACGGCCGGGCCGGCCGGCGGAGCGCGAGGCCGCGACGGACCGCGGACGCGGAGGGCAAGACCGACGCGCTCGGTCGGCGCGCGGTCGCCCTCAGCCGATTCTACCAGGGCAAAGTGGAGACCGTTCCGAAGGTGCCGGTGCGCTCGCTCCACGACTTTGCCCTGTGGTACACGCCCGGGGTCGCGGAGGTCTCTCGGACGATCCGCGACGATCCGGACCAGTCGTTCGAGCTCACAGGCCGCTGGAACACGATCGCGATCGTCACGGACGGCTCGCGGGTGCTCGGCCTCGGCGACATCGGTCCGGCCGCTGCCCTGCCGGTCATGGAGGGCAAGGCGCTCCTGTTCAAGTGGCTCGGCGGGGTCGACGCGGTCCCGCTGCCGATTCGGGCGGGCGCGCCCGAGGAGTTCGTCGCGACCGTCGAGCGGATCGCCCCCGCGTTCGGCGGGATCAACCTGGAGGACATCGCCTCGCCGAAGTGCTTCGGCATCCTCGAGGCGCTCCAAGAGCGCCTGCCGATCCCGGTCTGGCACGACGACCAGCTCGGGACCGCGGCCGCCACGATCGCCGGGCTCCTCAACGCGCTCGAGCTCACGCACCGCTCGATCCGCTCCGTCCGCACGGTGCTCCTCGGCGCCGGGGCGGCGAACCTCGCCACCGCCCGGCTCCTGCTCGCGCTGGGGCACGACCCGCACCGTCTCACGCTCGTCGACCACAAGGGGGTCCTCTACGCCGAGCGGGAGGACGTCGACGAGCTGATGGTGCGCAACCCCTGGAAGTACCGGCTCGCCCTCCGCACGAACGGCGGCGGCCGGACCGGAGACCTCTCCGACGCCCTCGCCGAGGCGGACGTGCTCCTCGCCGCGTCGACGCCCGATCCGAACACGGTCCGGCCCGAGCACCTGCGGCGAATGGCGCGCGAGCCGATCGTCTTCGCGCTGGCGAACCCGGTCCCGGAGATCTGGCCCGAGACCGCGACCGCCGCCGGCGCCGCGATCGTGGCGACCGGCCGCAGCGACTTCCCGAACCAGGTCAACAACTCGCTGATCTTCCCGGCGGTGTTCCGCGGGGTCCTCGACGCGCGGGCGCGCGCGATCCCCGACGAGATCGTTCTCGCGGCCGCGAAGGAGCTCGCGCGGCGGGCCCGAGAGCGCGGGCTCTCCGCCTCGCACCTCTTGCCCACGATGGAGGAGACGGACGTCTTCCCGCACGTCGCGGCCGCGGTCGGCGACGCGGCCGTCGCCCTCGGGATCGCGGGCCGCCGGCGCTCGCACGAGGAGTTCCTCGAGCGGGCCCATGCGATCATGGGGCGGTCGAGCCGTCTCGTGCGCGCGCTCGCGCGCGCCCGCCTGACGCCCGCGATGCCGAGCGTCGGCGCGCTCGGTGGAGGCCGGCGGTGA
- a CDS encoding MBL fold metallo-hydrolase: MAAGTSPLPHPFFRPPRAGAAPLVAPCELRRLLEGPSPPYLLDVRPAAERAIAHLSGDRSVPLEALPAALASLPRDRAIVAYDQFGARARQATEFLQARGFPLAVALEGGLDEYARVADPAIARYDLDAGGLDLVVRQIPRPDSGCLAYLLADPVERAAVIVDPGREVGPYLELLHEEDWQLRAILETHTHADHLAGHAALHAATSAPIYVSHRSPAEYPHHALSEDAALAFGREEIRVLETPGHTRDHLTLGVRDKIFTGDTLLLGSCGRTDLGDGSADRLWESLTDKLLRLPAETEVYPAHYGPRHALSERYVSTLGFERAVNEALAQPTREAFVAYMTEGWPPKPADFDRIVRTNLAE; this comes from the coding sequence ATGGCCGCCGGCACGAGCCCGTTGCCGCATCCGTTCTTCCGCCCGCCCCGGGCGGGCGCGGCCCCGCTCGTGGCGCCGTGCGAACTGCGCCGGTTGCTCGAGGGCCCCTCGCCGCCCTACCTGCTCGACGTGCGCCCGGCCGCCGAGCGAGCGATCGCCCATCTCTCCGGCGACCGCTCCGTCCCGCTCGAAGCCCTGCCCGCCGCGCTCGCCTCGCTGCCCCGGGACCGCGCCATCGTCGCGTACGATCAGTTCGGTGCCCGCGCGCGCCAGGCGACCGAGTTCCTCCAGGCCCGCGGGTTCCCGCTCGCGGTCGCGCTCGAGGGAGGTCTCGACGAGTACGCGCGGGTCGCCGATCCGGCGATCGCGCGCTACGACCTCGATGCGGGCGGCCTCGATCTGGTCGTTCGCCAGATACCGCGACCCGACTCGGGCTGCCTCGCGTACCTTCTCGCGGACCCCGTGGAGCGCGCGGCGGTCATCGTCGACCCCGGCCGGGAGGTCGGGCCGTACCTCGAGCTCCTGCACGAGGAGGACTGGCAGCTGCGCGCGATCCTCGAGACCCACACGCACGCTGACCATCTGGCGGGGCACGCCGCACTGCACGCGGCGACCTCGGCCCCGATCTACGTCAGCCACCGCTCGCCCGCCGAGTACCCGCACCACGCGCTGAGCGAGGACGCCGCGCTCGCGTTCGGGCGCGAGGAGATCCGGGTGCTGGAGACCCCGGGCCATACGCGCGACCACCTCACGCTCGGCGTGCGGGACAAGATCTTCACCGGCGACACGCTCTTGCTGGGATCCTGCGGCCGCACCGACCTCGGGGATGGCTCGGCCGACCGGCTCTGGGAGAGCCTCACGGACAAGCTGCTGCGTCTGCCGGCCGAGACCGAGGTGTACCCCGCGCACTACGGACCCCGGCACGCCCTGAGCGAGCGCTACGTCTCGACCCTCGGCTTCGAGCGCGCGGTCAACGAGGCGCTCGCTCAGCCGACCCGCGAGGCGTTCGTCGCGTACATGACCGAGGGATGGCCCCCGAAGCCCGCCGACTTCGACCGGATCGTCCGGACGAACCTCGCCGAGTGA